A window from Candidatus Margulisiibacteriota bacterium encodes these proteins:
- a CDS encoding RNA polymerase sigma factor: protein MKLTEQILSDFLVGDMQALQKIYESTKGFVYNTIYKMVLKQQEAEDLTQDVYVKVYEKRQMFNREYSINTWINRIAVNHVINHLKRQNNFVKKIQEISFFYNQKPEEKEEQEDLVVRLLEQVEYKYRLPIVLKDIQELSYEEVAQTMNLPIGTVRSRLNRGRKKLRELYEKEVQNEKKL, encoded by the coding sequence ATGAAATTAACTGAACAAATTTTGTCTGATTTTCTTGTTGGCGATATGCAGGCTTTGCAAAAAATATACGAATCCACAAAAGGGTTTGTCTACAACACTATTTATAAAATGGTGCTTAAGCAACAGGAGGCAGAAGACCTTACTCAAGATGTTTATGTGAAGGTTTATGAAAAAAGACAGATGTTCAATAGAGAATATAGTATTAATACTTGGATAAATAGAATTGCTGTAAATCATGTGATTAACCATCTTAAGAGGCAAAATAATTTTGTAAAGAAGATACAAGAGATAAGTTTTTTTTATAATCAAAAGCCAGAGGAGAAGGAAGAGCAAGAAGATTTAGTCGTTAGACTATTAGAGCAAGTGGAATATAAATATCGTCTGCCAATAGTTTTAAAGGACATACAGGAATTAAGTTATGAGGAAGTAGCACAGACAATGAATTTGCCAATTGGCACGGTTAGGTCTCGACTAAATAGAGGAAGAAAGAAATTAAGAGAATTATATGAAAAGGAGGTACAGAATGAAAAAAAGTTATGA